From [Clostridium] symbiosum, a single genomic window includes:
- a CDS encoding MATE family efflux transporter — protein MNRLFSDKELKLLIVPLLIEQVLAITVGMADTMMISYAGEAAISGVALVDLINLLLINVFAALATGGAVVSSQYLGKGSKEMCRESAGQLLIVATFISLAIMAVVLAAKRHFLGLLYPTVTEDVMANAVTYLQISAYSYPFLAVFNSCAALFRSMGNSKVSMKVSVLMNLINVVGNAILIFGFSMGVAGAAWATAFARGVAAVIMVLLLRNRENIIYLEAKSLCRLNGSMIRRILYIGIPNGIENGLFQFGRVLIVSIIAGFGTVQIAANAVANNLDNMGLISGMALNLAMVTVVGRCVGAKDYEQAEYYVRKLMKIAYIAGLVTNGLVVLVMPLALKIYSLTAETAELTRILVWIHCIGAIIMWPVAFTLPNALRAANDVKMPMVTSVFSMIMFRILFSVILGIHFKMGVIGVWIAMLMDWIFRLTLFILRYRKGKWKKMSLI, from the coding sequence ATGAACCGTTTATTTTCTGATAAAGAACTGAAGCTGCTGATCGTCCCCCTTCTGATCGAGCAGGTTCTGGCCATTACGGTGGGAATGGCCGATACAATGATGATATCTTATGCAGGGGAGGCCGCCATATCGGGAGTCGCTCTGGTGGATTTGATCAACCTCCTTCTAATCAACGTATTCGCGGCCCTGGCGACGGGCGGGGCCGTTGTGTCTTCCCAATATCTGGGGAAGGGCAGTAAGGAGATGTGCAGGGAGTCTGCCGGTCAGTTACTCATTGTGGCCACCTTCATCTCCCTCGCTATTATGGCAGTTGTGCTGGCGGCGAAACGCCACTTTCTGGGACTTCTGTATCCGACGGTAACGGAAGATGTTATGGCCAATGCGGTCACCTACCTGCAGATATCGGCCTATTCTTACCCGTTCCTGGCAGTCTTTAACTCCTGTGCCGCGCTGTTCCGTTCCATGGGCAATTCCAAGGTTTCGATGAAGGTCTCGGTACTCATGAACCTGATTAATGTGGTGGGCAACGCAATCCTTATTTTCGGCTTTTCCATGGGAGTAGCGGGCGCCGCATGGGCAACCGCATTCGCTAGGGGAGTGGCCGCCGTTATTATGGTCCTGCTTCTTCGGAACAGGGAGAATATCATTTATCTGGAAGCAAAATCCCTCTGCCGCCTGAACGGTTCCATGATCCGCAGGATCCTGTACATAGGAATCCCGAACGGGATAGAGAACGGATTGTTCCAGTTCGGCCGCGTGCTGATTGTCAGCATTATCGCCGGATTCGGAACCGTCCAGATTGCGGCCAATGCGGTTGCCAATAACCTGGATAACATGGGCCTGATCTCGGGCATGGCGCTGAACCTGGCTATGGTGACCGTAGTAGGGCGCTGTGTCGGGGCAAAAGATTATGAACAGGCCGAATATTATGTAAGAAAACTGATGAAAATTGCGTATATTGCCGGGCTGGTCACAAACGGACTTGTGGTGCTCGTGATGCCGCTTGCCCTGAAGATCTATTCTTTGACGGCGGAAACGGCGGAGCTGACGCGCATTCTGGTGTGGATCCACTGCATCGGTGCAATCATTATGTGGCCGGTTGCCTTCACCCTTCCAAACGCCCTGAGAGCGGCCAACGATGTGAAAATGCCGATGGTTACCTCGGTCTTTTCCATGATCATGTTCCGGATTCTGTTCAGTGTCATTCTGGGAATCCATTTTAAGATGGGCGTGATCGGAGTCTGGATTGCAATGCTGATGGACTGGATCTTCCGGCTTACCCTGTTTATTCTGCGTTACCGGAAGGGAAAGTGGAAGAAGATGAGCCTGATTTAA